The stretch of DNA GGCGTAAATGCTAATACTATCGTCGCAAACCCAGGCGCTTTCATCGGCTCCATTGGCGTCATCATGCAAGGGGCAAACATCGAAAATTTAGCCAAAAATTTAGGAGTGAGCGAGCAGGTGGTGAAGGTTGGCGAGTTTAAAGAGGCTGGCACCTTTATGAGGAGCTGGAGCAAGCAAGAGCGTGAGAGCTTACAAGGGCTCGTAAATGACGCTTACATGCTCTTTGTAAGTGACGTGGCAGAGGCTAGAAATTTAGATATCAAGAAAAAAGATGAGTGGGCAAATGCAAGGGTCTTTTTGGCACACAACGCCCTAAAAATGGGACTAATTGATAGCCTCGGTAGCTACATGGACGCTCAAAACGAGCTAGTAAAAATGAGCCTCGTAGATGAGCCAGTTTGGCAAGAAAAACCGCAGATCGAAAAGATAATGGAGAAATTTACAAAGCAAGGCATAAACTCGCTTTTTAACGCATTTTTCGAGACAAAGCTTAGATAATCAAAGCAAAATATTAAGG from Campylobacter concisus encodes:
- the sppA gene encoding signal peptide peptidase SppA — encoded protein: MQILRLIFKGFLGIFKFINNYFKALVFLLILFLIFAPDGKMKEPNLARIDITGTIMDTSEILDALEKARLDSNIKGVLLYIDSPGGALSPSVELAMAVKRLKESKKVLAYAAGNMASGSYYAGVNANTIVANPGAFIGSIGVIMQGANIENLAKNLGVSEQVVKVGEFKEAGTFMRSWSKQERESLQGLVNDAYMLFVSDVAEARNLDIKKKDEWANARVFLAHNALKMGLIDSLGSYMDAQNELVKMSLVDEPVWQEKPQIEKIMEKFTKQGINSLFNAFFETKLR